One Amaranthus tricolor cultivar Red isolate AtriRed21 chromosome 1, ASM2621246v1, whole genome shotgun sequence DNA window includes the following coding sequences:
- the LOC130827111 gene encoding uncharacterized protein LOC130827111 — protein sequence MAEIEAQVYGVEDKNADHDKIKRDLEAKASNTVDLQTSCTNLTTKLVTRLEREHFWAGRAVTVLPAIAPWTYGVPTQRGDLPAGVKWGVAYADGPDSTARKWVVAFDTAAQKAYAEAGPTGPIDWNVVEVKLGLSGSKSEVEDPILGGKCTAEIDGLKAWATFR from the exons ATGGCGGAAATTGAAGCACAAGTGTATGGTGTGGAGGATAAGAATGCTGATCATGATAAGATTAAGAGGGATTTAGAGGCTAAGGCTTCAAACACAGTTGATTTGCAAACAAGCTGCACTAATCTTACAACTAAGTTGGTGACCAGACTTGAGAGAGAACATTTTTGGGCAGGTCGGGCAGTCACTGTCCTGCCCGCCATTGCACCATGGACTTACGGTGTCCCTACTCAAAGAGGTGATCTTCCTGCTGGTGTTAAGTGGGGTGTTGCCTATGCTGATGGTCCTGACTCTACTGCTCGTAAGTGGGTTGTGGCTTTTGATACTGCTGCCCAAAAG gcCTATGCTGAAGCTGGACCAACTGGTCCAATTGATTGGAATGTAGTGGAAGTGAAACTGGGTTTATCTGGTAGCAAATCTGAGGTTGAAGACCCAATTCTTGGTGGAAAATGTACTGCTGAGATTGATGGTCTCAAGGCTTGGGCTACTTTCCGTTGA
- the LOC130825775 gene encoding probable tocopherol O-methyltransferase, chloroplastic has product MTKMITTRMSREKVTKGVASFYDQDSKGWEKVLGDHIHYGFYDPNSKPSSLREIRAAQVRMIEEALRFGGLDDNSGKKPKSVVDVGCGLGGTSRFMAKKYGATCQGITLSPKQVERAQTLAKAEGLGQDKVFFQVADALEQPFADGTFDFVWSMECAEHVIDKSMFLSELVRVAAPGATIVIVTHCHRDLSPSEESLKPDEQKLLDKLSDAYYLPTWCSAAHHVKMLQSLPVEDIKVADWSKHVEPFLPGLIRSSLSWKGFKVVMRSGWKTMKRVTVIPLMNKGFKTGLIRFAIITCRKPLN; this is encoded by the exons atgacaaaaatgatAACAACAAGAATGTCAAGAGAAAAAGTAACCAAAGGTGTTGCAAGTTTTTACGATCAAGATTCAAAAGGTTGGGAGAAAGTGTTAGGAGATCATATCCATTATGGTTTCTATGATCCCAATTCGAAACCCTCTTCTCTTAGAGAGATTCGTGCTGCTCAAGTACGTATGATAGAGGAAGCCCTTCGATTTGGAGGCCTTGATG ATAACTCTGGTAAAAAGCCTAAGTCTGTGGTAGATGTTGGTTGTGGACTAGGGGGAACCTCTAGATTCATGGCCAAGAAGTATGGTGCAACATGCCAAGGAATCACCTTGAGTCCTAAGCAGGTTGAAAGAGCTCAAACCCTAGCTAAAGCTGAAGGTTTAGGCCAAGATAAG GTCTTCTTTCAAGTAGCTGATGCATTGGAGCAGCCATTTGCTGATGGAACATTCGATTTTGTTTGGTCAATGGAATGTGCTGAACATGTCATTGATAAATCAATG TTTCTATCAGAATTGGTTCGAGTTGCGGCTCCAGGTGCAACAATCGTTATAGTGACACACTGCCATAGAGATCTTTCTCCTTCAGAGGAATCTTTGAAACCAGATGAACAAAAATTATTGGACAAATTATCTGATGCTTATTATCTTCCTACGTGGTGCTCTGCCGCTCATCATGTCAAGATGCTTCAATCCCTTCCTGTCGAG GACATAAAGGTGGCAGATTGGTCCAAGCATGTTGAGCCATTCTTGCCCGGTCTTATACGCTCATCGTTATCATGGAAGGGCTTCAAAGTTGTGATGCGTAGCG GATGGAAAACAATGAAACGAGTAACAGTAATCCCATTAATGAATAAAGGATTCAAGACAGGTCTCATCAGATTTGCAATTATCACTTGCCGAAAgccattaaattaa